From Xylanibacter oryzae DSM 17970, a single genomic window includes:
- a CDS encoding hemolysin family protein translates to MTTQIIEIVITMLFSAFFSGMEIAFVSSNRLLAEMEKEKNGFSQKAISVFYRHPNNFVSTMLVGNNIALVIYGILIAHLFDNTIFLGQPVGFTVPVDTVLSTIIVLFTGEFLPKALFKSSPNRLLTFFAVPAFVCYIVLFPISRFSTFMSHFILKLLGVKMRKAKGDKEFSKIDLDYLVQSSIDNAKSDDDIEDEVKIFQNALDFSDTKVRDCMVPRTEIKAVEIDCSEGELMNKFVESGNSKIIVYKEDIDHIIGYIHSSEMFRNSKQWRDNIRTMPFVPETMAAQNLMHLFLQQKKSLGVVVDEFGGTSGIVSLEDIVEDIFGDIEDEHDNSSYIAKKTENGEYVLSARLEIEKVNEMFDIDLPESDDYMTVSGLILNYYQSFPKLNDIVKIGKFEFKIIKNTMTKIEVVRLKVNV, encoded by the coding sequence ATGACCACACAAATAATAGAGATAGTAATAACAATGCTTTTCTCTGCATTCTTTTCGGGTATGGAGATAGCTTTTGTTTCCAGCAACCGACTTCTTGCGGAAATGGAAAAGGAAAAGAATGGATTTTCGCAGAAAGCTATTTCTGTCTTTTACAGGCATCCTAATAATTTCGTGTCTACAATGCTTGTAGGCAATAATATAGCTTTGGTAATCTACGGAATACTCATTGCTCATTTGTTTGATAATACTATATTTTTAGGTCAGCCTGTTGGATTTACTGTTCCAGTTGACACGGTGCTATCTACAATAATAGTCCTGTTTACAGGTGAGTTTTTGCCGAAAGCTCTTTTCAAAAGCAGTCCAAACCGTTTACTTACTTTTTTTGCAGTACCTGCGTTTGTATGTTATATAGTACTTTTCCCAATATCTAGATTCTCTACATTCATGTCTCACTTCATATTAAAACTTTTAGGTGTGAAAATGAGGAAGGCAAAAGGTGATAAAGAATTTTCAAAAATTGATTTGGACTATTTGGTGCAGAGCAGTATTGATAATGCCAAAAGCGATGATGATATAGAAGATGAAGTTAAAATATTCCAAAATGCCTTAGATTTTTCTGATACTAAAGTCAGAGACTGTATGGTGCCTCGTACTGAGATAAAAGCTGTAGAAATAGATTGTAGTGAAGGTGAACTAATGAATAAATTTGTTGAGAGTGGAAATTCAAAGATAATAGTTTATAAAGAAGATATAGATCATATAATAGGTTACATACATTCTTCCGAGATGTTCCGTAATTCAAAGCAGTGGCGTGATAATATAAGGACAATGCCTTTTGTACCTGAAACAATGGCAGCTCAAAATTTGATGCATCTTTTCTTGCAACAGAAGAAAAGTCTGGGTGTCGTAGTTGACGAATTTGGAGGCACAAGTGGTATTGTATCACTTGAAGATATAGTGGAAGATATTTTTGGAGATATAGAGGATGAACATGACAATTCAAGTTATATTGCTAAGAAAACTGAAAATGGAGAGTATGTTTTGTCTGCACGTCTTGAAATAGAGAAGGTAAATGAGATGTTTGATATTGATTTGCCTGAAAGTGATGACTATATGACAGTAAGCGGGCTTATACTTAATTACTATCAAAGTTTTCCTAAACTTAATGATATTGTGAAAATCGGTAAGTTTGAATTTAAGATAATAAAGAATACAATGACGAAAATAGAGGTAGTGAGACTAAAAGTTAACGTTTAA
- the lptC gene encoding LPS export ABC transporter periplasmic protein LptC, which produces MTAGLCLLLSAASCQQEKEHIAPAIWGRDSVSTMVSYGVNALISDSGVIKYRIVTERWDYNIVRNPQKQSFEKGIFLEQFDEKFHIQAYIQADTAYYYDQKKLWELRGRVTVRNLDGLIFRSEELFWDGISHELYSYKFSHVITPQKEIQGSYFRSDEHMSHYIVTNSKGSMEKNDFSSAPQQKAPQAPGDTAHLQPRNPAVAKPKTAVSLQNNQLKNNKAARNAPFKPRLSNR; this is translated from the coding sequence ATGACAGCAGGTCTTTGCCTACTGTTGTCTGCCGCATCATGTCAGCAAGAAAAAGAACATATTGCGCCGGCAATATGGGGACGTGACTCTGTTTCAACAATGGTGAGTTATGGCGTTAATGCCTTGATTTCTGATTCGGGCGTAATAAAGTATCGAATCGTTACTGAAAGATGGGATTATAATATTGTAAGAAATCCACAAAAGCAGTCTTTCGAAAAGGGAATCTTCCTTGAGCAGTTTGATGAAAAATTTCATATACAAGCATATATTCAGGCAGATACAGCATACTATTATGACCAGAAAAAACTTTGGGAACTTAGAGGGCGTGTAACTGTACGTAATTTGGATGGCTTGATCTTTAGAAGTGAAGAACTTTTTTGGGATGGTATATCTCATGAATTATACTCGTATAAGTTTTCACATGTTATAACTCCTCAGAAAGAGATTCAAGGCTCTTACTTTAGAAGTGATGAACACATGAGTCATTATATAGTAACGAACTCAAAAGGGTCTATGGAGAAAAATGATTTTTCAAGTGCTCCACAGCAAAAGGCACCGCAGGCTCCAGGTGATACAGCTCATCTGCAACCGCGAAACCCTGCTGTTGCTAAACCTAAGACCGCTGTATCGTTACAGAATAACCAATTAAAAAACAATAAAGCTGCGCGTAATGCGCCATTTAAACCGAGATTATCTAACCGTTGA
- a CDS encoding membrane protein has product MNSYRRIFGVLMLTMVTMAVVAQSGTNSPYSQYGFGILSEQGGSASRGMNGLGIGFHSKDQVNILNPASYSKIDSLTFLFDVGVSGQNTNFKEGLNKVNAKNADFEYAIAGFRASKGVGISFGIIPFTNIGYDYYNKTYMESDKSSYYTNTYYGSGGIHQAYIGAGWEPIKNFSIGANLSYLWGDLSRSVVNNYSNSYINTLSKYYDYTVSSYKVDLGMQYTHQITKKDFLTLGFTYGVGHKISAEPNCKVISTNPSTAVSDTASYTLKNVLKLPTMYGIGLQWNHDNRFKVGFDYSLQKWGSVEYPEYKVINNKAEYSLSGNMFMDRHKFTLGGEYIPDETKRSLLSRIHYRAGVSYATPYIKVNGQDGPKEVSASFGFGIPITNRYNNRSLLNISGQWVHSSGNNMIIENTLRINIGITFNERWFMKWKFE; this is encoded by the coding sequence ATGAATAGTTATAGAAGAATTTTCGGTGTGCTTATGCTCACTATGGTTACAATGGCGGTAGTCGCACAGAGTGGCACCAACTCTCCTTATAGCCAATATGGTTTTGGTATCTTATCTGAACAAGGTGGTAGTGCTAGCCGTGGTATGAACGGGCTTGGCATAGGATTTCACAGTAAGGATCAAGTTAATATTCTCAATCCTGCATCTTATTCAAAGATTGACTCTCTAACATTCCTATTTGATGTTGGCGTGTCTGGGCAGAATACAAACTTTAAGGAAGGACTTAATAAGGTTAATGCCAAAAATGCAGACTTTGAATACGCTATCGCCGGATTTAGAGCTTCAAAGGGTGTTGGCATAAGTTTCGGTATCATACCTTTTACTAATATTGGATATGATTATTATAACAAGACTTATATGGAAAGTGATAAAAGTTCTTATTATACTAATACCTATTATGGGTCTGGCGGAATTCATCAAGCTTATATTGGTGCAGGATGGGAACCTATAAAGAACTTCTCTATCGGTGCTAATTTATCATATCTCTGGGGCGATCTGAGCAGATCTGTTGTAAATAATTACAGCAATTCTTACATAAATACACTTTCTAAGTATTATGATTACACAGTAAGTAGTTATAAAGTGGATTTGGGTATGCAGTATACACATCAGATAACCAAAAAGGACTTCTTGACATTGGGATTCACATATGGAGTTGGACACAAAATAAGTGCAGAGCCAAATTGTAAGGTTATCTCGACAAATCCTTCTACTGCAGTTTCGGATACGGCATCATATACTTTAAAGAATGTACTCAAGCTTCCAACAATGTATGGTATTGGTTTACAATGGAATCATGATAATAGATTCAAAGTTGGATTTGATTATTCATTGCAAAAATGGGGTAGTGTAGAGTATCCCGAATATAAAGTAATAAATAATAAGGCTGAATATAGTTTGTCTGGTAATATGTTTATGGATAGACATAAGTTTACTCTGGGTGGTGAATATATTCCGGATGAGACAAAACGTAGCTTATTGAGTAGAATACATTACCGTGCTGGTGTATCTTATGCTACACCTTATATTAAAGTAAATGGACAGGATGGTCCAAAAGAAGTAAGTGCCAGCTTTGGTTTTGGTATACCTATTACTAATAGGTATAACAATCGTTCTTTACTTAATATATCTGGTCAGTGGGTTCATTCGTCAGGCAATAATATGATAATAGAGAATACGCTTAGGATAAACATTGGTATAACATTCAATGAGCGTTGGTTCATGAAATGGAAATTCGAATAA
- a CDS encoding type III pantothenate kinase, with protein sequence MNLVIDIGNTCTKLVAFEDGEPIEEKRIENDEPQKMKDFCKKFSFERGIYSSVIDLSRQFVDIIISLPFSMMELQPGVTDIPIINKYKTPHTLGSDRLAAVIGANYLNPQSNILIIDIGTCVTYDFINASGEYLGGNISPGPTMRIKALNKFTARLPIIERSGSIPEIGTSTETAIRSGIMNGIRYEIEGYISKFSVKYPGLFIYLTGGVDINLHIPEKMRIFANKFIVPIGLNRILEYNNE encoded by the coding sequence TTGAATTTAGTAATTGACATAGGTAATACGTGTACCAAACTCGTTGCTTTTGAGGACGGTGAACCGATAGAAGAGAAACGCATTGAGAATGATGAACCGCAGAAAATGAAAGATTTCTGTAAGAAATTCTCATTTGAGCGTGGTATATATTCATCTGTAATAGATCTTTCACGGCAATTTGTTGATATAATTATTTCGCTTCCTTTCTCAATGATGGAGCTTCAACCGGGTGTAACCGATATACCTATTATTAATAAATACAAGACTCCGCATACTTTAGGATCAGATAGATTGGCCGCTGTGATAGGAGCTAACTATCTAAACCCCCAATCAAATATACTTATAATTGATATTGGAACCTGTGTTACTTATGATTTTATAAATGCTAGTGGTGAATACCTTGGTGGAAATATATCACCGGGCCCAACAATGCGAATAAAAGCTCTAAATAAGTTTACAGCCCGATTGCCTATAATAGAGCGTAGCGGAAGTATTCCTGAGATAGGTACGAGTACTGAAACAGCAATCCGTAGTGGCATAATGAATGGCATTAGATACGAAATAGAAGGCTATATCAGTAAATTTTCTGTAAAATATCCTGGTCTTTTTATTTATTTAACGGGCGGAGTCGATATTAATTTGCACATTCCGGAAAAAATGCGCATCTTTGCAAATAAATTTATTGTTCCTATAGGACTTAACAGAATATTAGAATATAATAATGAATAG
- a CDS encoding Lnb N-terminal periplasmic domain-containing protein produces MKRFKNIHLRYLYVIILLIFSGSNAIKAQNQNSDMDSVEIGLLTCSPHQEVYSLYGHTAIRYHDWHNNIDYAFNYGMFDFRKPFFVLRFAFGLTDYELGIIPFDAFIEEYYSYGSKVTEQILNLTPKEKMALRDALAENYKPENRIYRYNYFKDNCTTRARDIIIRCIKGQVRYSDRKGYNASYREMIHGYNEDYPWARFGNDLALGLAADFKTNHKQQQFLPGNLLADFGKAIICNPDGTTRHLVSKTIIVVKPGAQIIKNNFPLTPLECAAILFCIAALITIYEHISKKMTWGFDAIMMTICGLAGILIVVLFCSQHPTTSTNLLILIFNPLPLFFIPKMIKSTRNKSKDKFFIFSIIPIVLLLIASITGLQEIPVAIDILALCLLLRCISRYPTWIKNNNK; encoded by the coding sequence GTGAAACGATTTAAGAATATTCATTTAAGATATCTTTATGTCATTATACTACTGATTTTCAGCGGTTCAAATGCCATAAAAGCCCAAAATCAGAATTCAGACATGGACTCTGTCGAGATAGGTCTTCTTACCTGTTCTCCCCATCAGGAAGTATATAGTCTTTATGGACATACCGCAATACGATATCATGATTGGCACAACAATATTGATTATGCATTCAATTATGGTATGTTCGATTTTCGAAAACCATTTTTTGTTTTAAGATTTGCATTTGGACTAACTGATTATGAGTTGGGTATTATACCATTTGATGCATTCATTGAAGAATATTACTCATATGGAAGCAAGGTTACAGAGCAGATATTAAATCTTACCCCCAAAGAGAAGATGGCGCTTAGGGACGCGCTTGCAGAAAATTACAAACCAGAAAACAGAATATACCGATATAATTATTTCAAAGATAATTGCACTACCAGGGCAAGAGACATTATAATAAGATGTATTAAAGGCCAAGTAAGATACTCTGACCGTAAGGGATATAATGCATCTTATCGAGAAATGATCCATGGATACAATGAAGATTATCCATGGGCAAGATTTGGAAATGATCTTGCATTAGGGCTTGCGGCAGATTTTAAGACAAATCATAAACAGCAGCAGTTCCTACCGGGTAATTTATTAGCAGACTTTGGAAAAGCCATAATATGCAATCCAGACGGAACAACAAGGCATTTGGTTAGCAAGACGATAATAGTTGTAAAACCAGGAGCACAAATAATAAAGAATAATTTTCCATTAACCCCTCTTGAATGCGCCGCAATTTTATTTTGCATAGCGGCATTAATTACCATATACGAGCATATAAGCAAAAAAATGACATGGGGATTTGATGCGATTATGATGACGATATGCGGTTTGGCAGGAATACTTATAGTAGTTTTATTTTGCTCACAGCATCCTACCACGAGCACCAATCTGCTTATACTTATATTTAATCCTTTACCTCTATTCTTTATACCCAAAATGATAAAATCAACAAGGAATAAGAGTAAAGACAAATTCTTTATATTCAGTATAATCCCGATAGTGCTATTGCTTATAGCATCTATCACTGGTCTGCAAGAAATTCCAGTTGCGATAGATATTTTGGCACTATGTTTGCTACTACGTTGTATATCCAGGTATCCAACATGGATAAAGAATAACAATAAATGA
- a CDS encoding alkaline phosphatase family protein, which translates to MKYTYITASLLALLPVAQTKAQAVNPAPRLVVNITIDQLRSDYLEAFSPLYNNNGFKKLLQDGTVYSICSYPFSPIDKASAIASIYTGSVPYYNGITGNKWLDKETLRPVDCENGTPENLCTSTICDELKISTGGSAKVYSVAPESEEAVFSAGHAADGAFWIDSNDGTWRTSPYYTKSKISWLTAFNDLNSTSTQYSTSRNKKSNSILNEKVKDMALQCIKSNGMGLDDITDILAVTYHAGNDNTSSVTGCQTDVQNVYTKLDRTIGDFISNIQSLIGKDHVLFVITSIGCSDDKTADYSKYRIPTGKFYINRTASLLNMYFCAIYGQGNYVETCFNNEIFLNHKLFDQKRVNFGEILDRAQEFLAQVSGVRNIFTYKDLLSSGNAMTEKIRNGYNNNHSGDIIIEVAPGWRLINEDNFDNQLSRANIIPFPIIIYGAGTKAEKINYPVTIDRIAPTIAKSIRIRAPNACQAEPLF; encoded by the coding sequence ATGAAGTACACCTATATAACAGCTTCACTTCTGGCCTTGCTACCTGTAGCACAGACTAAGGCACAGGCAGTCAACCCAGCACCACGTTTGGTTGTCAATATCACTATAGACCAGTTACGTTCAGACTACCTGGAAGCATTTTCACCTCTGTATAACAACAATGGATTCAAGAAGTTGCTTCAAGACGGAACGGTATACTCTATTTGTTCATATCCATTTTCGCCAATAGACAAAGCTTCTGCCATAGCATCTATTTATACAGGTTCCGTACCATATTATAATGGAATCACAGGTAATAAATGGCTTGATAAAGAGACATTAAGACCCGTAGATTGCGAGAATGGAACTCCAGAAAACCTATGTACATCGACTATTTGCGACGAACTTAAAATATCTACAGGAGGTTCTGCAAAAGTATATTCAGTAGCCCCCGAAAGCGAAGAGGCCGTATTCTCAGCAGGTCATGCTGCCGATGGAGCATTCTGGATAGATTCCAACGATGGTACGTGGCGTACATCACCATATTATACAAAGTCTAAAATAAGCTGGCTTACAGCTTTCAACGACCTAAACTCCACATCTACACAATATTCAACATCACGAAATAAAAAGTCTAACAGTATTCTGAACGAGAAAGTCAAAGACATGGCCTTGCAGTGTATAAAAAGCAATGGAATGGGTCTTGACGACATAACAGACATACTGGCAGTAACTTATCATGCAGGTAATGACAACACCTCTTCTGTGACAGGATGTCAGACCGATGTTCAGAATGTATACACAAAACTAGACCGCACGATAGGCGACTTTATAAGTAATATACAATCACTTATTGGTAAAGATCACGTACTATTTGTTATTACGAGCATCGGCTGTAGTGATGATAAGACTGCCGACTATTCAAAATACAGAATACCAACAGGTAAATTTTATATCAACAGAACAGCAAGCCTTTTAAACATGTACTTTTGCGCAATATATGGGCAGGGCAACTATGTAGAGACATGCTTCAATAATGAGATATTTCTTAATCACAAACTATTCGACCAGAAACGTGTCAACTTCGGAGAAATACTAGACAGAGCACAAGAGTTTTTGGCACAAGTTTCGGGTGTCAGAAATATTTTCACATACAAAGATCTACTGTCATCAGGCAATGCCATGACAGAAAAAATACGCAATGGCTACAACAACAACCACAGCGGAGACATCATTATAGAAGTAGCACCCGGTTGGCGTCTAATAAACGAAGATAATTTTGACAATCAACTGTCAAGAGCAAACATAATACCATTCCCAATAATAATCTATGGCGCAGGAACAAAAGCTGAGAAAATTAATTATCCTGTAACGATTGATCGTATCGCACCAACAATAGCTAAATCGATACGTATAAGGGCACCTAATGCATGCCAGGCAGAACCTCTGTTCTGA
- the secA gene encoding preprotein translocase subunit SecA has protein sequence MNFSKILQSLFGDKSSRDMRVIQPIVEKIKAAYPAIQALDNDGLRNRTKEIQQQVQESAKEQKDKIAELKSKVEETPIDEREEIFNDIDKLEKEALEIYEKALNDALPDVFSIMKDTARRFAENETIEVTATAFDRELAATKDFVHIEGDKAIYQNHWMAGGNEITWDMVHYDVQLFGGVVLHQGKISEMATGEGKTLVATLPVFLNALTGNGVHVVTVNDYLAKRDSEWMGPLYEFHGLSVDCIDRHQPNSEERRKAYQADITFGTNNEFGFDYLRDNMAISPADLVQRAHNYAIVDEVDSVLIDDARTPLIISGPVPKGDDQMFEEYQPLVESLVEVQRKLATQYLADAKAKITEGQEKKDQKMVEEGFLSLFRSHKALPKNKPLIKYLSEEGIKAGVLKTEESYMENNNRRMPQAVEPLYFVVDEKLNSVDLTDKGTDWLAKQVNDKTLFVLPDIASQLSALEKEEGLNDQERLDKKDELLNNYAIQSERVHTLQQLLKAYSMFSKDDEYVVMNGEVKIVDEQTGRIMEGRRWSDGLHQAIEAKEHVKVEAATQTFATITLQNYFRMYHKLSGMTGTASTEAGELWDIYKLDVVEIPTNRPIQRNDMEDRVYKTAREKYSAVIEEIIKMRDSGRPTLVGTTSVEISELLSRMLEMRKVPHSVLNAKLHQKEADIVAKAGQSVDGLGAVTIATNMAGRGTDIKLSKEVKAAGGLAIIGTERHESRRVDRQLRGRAGRQGDPGSSVFYVSLEDKLMRLFASERIASVMDRLGFKEGEMIESPMISKSIERAQKKVEENNFGIRKRLLEYDDVMNKQRTVIYEKRRHALMGERIGMDITNILWDRVVNIIENNDYDGCKEAFLQDLAMEVPFTEQEFSNENRNDIAEKAFQITMASFKRKADRIQTVAYPIIKDVFEKQGSMYERIMVPVTDGKRVYNIPCDLKEAYDSECKSVVKQFEKVILLHIIDDCWKENLRELDELKHSVQNASYEQKDPLLVFKLESVKLFDSMVNTMNNRIVGILMRGAIPEMEQPQRAAPEEHSMRYQEIKDELGDPEQASAAHHDTREGARQPQMPLHAEKMPGRNDPCPCGSGKKFKNCHGKGLV, from the coding sequence ATGAATTTCAGTAAAATTTTGCAGTCCCTTTTCGGAGATAAGTCATCGCGTGATATGCGAGTGATACAACCTATAGTAGAAAAGATCAAGGCTGCTTACCCAGCAATCCAGGCTTTAGATAATGACGGTCTACGTAATCGCACTAAAGAGATACAGCAACAAGTTCAAGAGTCTGCAAAAGAGCAGAAAGATAAGATTGCCGAACTTAAATCTAAAGTTGAAGAAACACCTATAGACGAACGTGAAGAGATTTTCAATGATATTGACAAATTAGAAAAAGAAGCTCTCGAAATTTACGAAAAAGCACTTAACGACGCTCTACCTGATGTATTCTCTATCATGAAAGATACAGCACGTCGTTTTGCCGAAAATGAGACAATCGAAGTGACTGCTACTGCTTTCGACCGTGAATTAGCAGCTACAAAAGATTTTGTACATATTGAAGGAGACAAAGCTATATATCAGAATCATTGGATGGCCGGCGGCAACGAAATCACATGGGATATGGTACACTATGATGTACAGCTATTCGGTGGTGTTGTTCTGCATCAAGGTAAGATTTCCGAGATGGCAACCGGTGAGGGTAAAACACTTGTAGCTACTCTCCCTGTATTCTTGAATGCTTTAACAGGCAATGGAGTACACGTAGTAACAGTCAACGACTACCTTGCTAAACGTGACTCTGAATGGATGGGCCCTCTATACGAATTCCACGGACTTTCTGTAGACTGTATAGACAGACACCAACCAAACTCAGAAGAAAGACGCAAAGCTTATCAGGCAGATATAACATTTGGTACCAATAATGAGTTCGGTTTTGATTATCTTCGCGATAACATGGCCATTTCGCCAGCCGACTTGGTACAACGCGCGCACAACTATGCAATTGTGGATGAGGTCGATTCAGTCCTTATTGATGATGCACGTACACCTTTGATTATCTCAGGTCCTGTACCAAAGGGCGACGACCAGATGTTCGAAGAGTACCAGCCATTAGTAGAGAGTCTTGTTGAGGTTCAACGTAAACTCGCCACACAATACCTTGCTGATGCAAAAGCGAAAATCACAGAAGGTCAGGAAAAGAAAGACCAAAAAATGGTCGAAGAAGGCTTCTTAAGCCTATTCCGCAGCCACAAGGCACTTCCAAAAAACAAACCTCTTATCAAATATCTTTCAGAAGAAGGTATTAAGGCTGGAGTTCTTAAAACAGAGGAGTCATACATGGAGAACAATAACCGACGTATGCCTCAAGCTGTAGAACCACTTTATTTCGTTGTAGACGAAAAACTAAACTCTGTTGATCTTACTGATAAGGGAACAGATTGGCTTGCAAAGCAAGTTAACGACAAGACACTTTTTGTACTTCCAGATATTGCATCACAGCTTTCAGCCCTTGAAAAAGAAGAAGGTCTTAATGATCAAGAGCGTCTTGACAAGAAAGACGAACTATTAAATAACTACGCAATACAAAGCGAACGTGTACATACTTTACAGCAGTTACTTAAAGCATACTCAATGTTCAGCAAAGACGACGAGTATGTAGTTATGAACGGCGAAGTTAAGATTGTGGATGAGCAAACGGGCCGTATCATGGAAGGACGCCGCTGGAGCGACGGACTACATCAGGCTATCGAAGCTAAAGAGCACGTAAAGGTAGAAGCAGCCACACAGACATTTGCTACTATTACTCTGCAGAACTACTTCCGTATGTATCATAAACTGTCGGGTATGACAGGTACGGCGTCTACAGAAGCCGGTGAGTTATGGGATATCTACAAACTAGATGTTGTAGAGATACCAACCAACCGTCCTATCCAGCGCAATGATATGGAAGACCGAGTATATAAGACAGCACGTGAGAAGTACAGTGCTGTTATTGAAGAGATTATCAAAATGAGAGATTCAGGTCGTCCTACACTTGTTGGTACAACATCTGTAGAGATTTCAGAGTTACTCTCACGTATGCTCGAGATGCGCAAAGTACCACATAGCGTACTTAACGCCAAACTACATCAGAAAGAAGCAGACATTGTAGCAAAAGCCGGACAAAGTGTAGACGGTCTTGGTGCAGTAACAATTGCTACCAACATGGCCGGTCGTGGTACCGATATCAAGTTGTCTAAAGAAGTTAAGGCCGCAGGTGGTCTTGCCATCATAGGAACAGAACGTCATGAAAGTCGTCGTGTAGACCGCCAGTTGCGTGGTCGTGCAGGACGTCAGGGTGACCCGGGTTCATCGGTATTCTACGTCAGTCTTGAAGACAAACTTATGCGTCTATTCGCCAGCGAGCGTATTGCCAGTGTTATGGACCGCCTAGGTTTCAAGGAAGGTGAAATGATAGAGAGCCCTATGATCTCTAAGAGTATCGAGAGAGCACAGAAAAAGGTAGAAGAAAACAACTTTGGTATACGTAAGCGCCTTCTCGAATACGATGATGTAATGAACAAGCAACGTACTGTAATATACGAGAAACGTCGCCACGCCCTTATGGGAGAACGTATTGGTATGGATATCACTAATATTCTCTGGGATCGTGTAGTAAACATCATAGAGAATAATGACTATGACGGATGCAAAGAAGCATTCTTACAGGATCTTGCCATGGAAGTTCCATTTACAGAACAGGAATTCAGCAATGAAAACCGCAATGACATTGCCGAGAAAGCATTCCAGATTACAATGGCTTCATTCAAGCGTAAAGCCGACAGAATACAGACCGTTGCATATCCTATTATCAAAGATGTATTCGAAAAACAAGGCAGCATGTACGAGCGTATAATGGTTCCTGTAACAGACGGAAAACGTGTATACAATATCCCATGCGACTTGAAAGAGGCTTACGACAGTGAGTGTAAGAGCGTTGTAAAACAGTTTGAGAAAGTTATACTTCTACATATCATTGATGATTGTTGGAAAGAGAATCTTCGCGAACTCGACGAATTGAAACACAGTGTTCAGAATGCATCTTACGAACAGAAAGATCCACTGCTTGTATTCAAACTTGAGAGTGTAAAACTGTTTGACAGTATGGTCAACACTATGAACAATAGAATCGTTGGCATACTTATGCGTGGAGCTATTCCTGAGATGGAACAGCCACAGAGAGCTGCTCCCGAAGAACACTCTATGCGCTATCAGGAAATAAAAGACGAGTTGGGTGACCCAGAACAAGCTTCTGCAGCTCATCACGATACACGCGAAGGCGCTAGACAACCGCAAATGCCTCTACATGCAGAAAAGATGCCGGGACGCAATGATCCTTGTCCTTGCGGAAGCGGTAAAAAATTCAAGAATTGCCACGGTAAAGGACTTGTTTAA
- a CDS encoding ABC transporter ATP-binding protein, translated as MNININNLKKSFGDTIACDIDNLTIHSGEIFGMVGNNGAGKTTLFRLILDLIKADEGSLNIGDINPAESEEWKNVTGAYIDESFLIEFLTPEEYFSFIGKVCGIKEPTLKERLTKFERFMNGEVTGKKKLIRDMSAGNKQKVGIIAAMLNEPEILILDEPFNFLDPSGQSMLKRILKEYNATTGATIIISSHNLSHTIDISSRIALLEHGRIIKDLANDAGIASQELTEYFENI; from the coding sequence ATGAATATCAACATCAATAATCTAAAAAAGTCTTTTGGTGATACGATTGCCTGTGATATAGACAATTTGACTATACACAGTGGCGAAATATTTGGTATGGTAGGAAACAACGGTGCAGGTAAGACAACACTCTTCCGTCTGATACTTGACCTAATAAAGGCAGATGAAGGTTCTCTTAACATAGGAGATATTAATCCCGCTGAATCTGAAGAATGGAAAAATGTTACAGGTGCATATATTGATGAATCCTTCTTGATAGAATTTTTAACCCCCGAAGAATATTTCTCTTTTATAGGTAAAGTATGTGGAATTAAAGAGCCTACACTAAAAGAGAGACTGACCAAGTTTGAACGCTTCATGAATGGTGAAGTAACAGGGAAAAAGAAACTTATCCGAGATATGTCTGCCGGTAATAAACAAAAGGTAGGCATAATAGCCGCTATGCTTAACGAACCTGAAATACTTATATTAGACGAACCGTTCAATTTTCTTGATCCATCCGGACAGTCAATGCTTAAACGAATACTCAAGGAATACAATGCAACAACAGGTGCGACAATAATTATCAGCAGTCATAACCTGTCACACACTATAGACATATCCAGCCGTATAGCTCTACTTGAACATGGTCGTATCATAAAAGATCTTGCTAACGATGCAGGAATAGCATCACAAGAACTGACTGAGTACTTCGAAAACATATAA